The Toxorhynchites rutilus septentrionalis strain SRP chromosome 1, ASM2978413v1, whole genome shotgun sequence genome contains the following window.
ATGTAAAAGAAACCtcatatatttcaaaaaataaacaatcacACGTTGAAGAAAAATTTTCGTTCCAATGCTGCCTTCTCTATTAACGTTAAGGggagaccccggtctggaaaatcgaaaaaaaatcgaatttttgttttttttttgcatttttgagaaGTTTGTGccttcagaaatgttgtccaaaaagtatttttcgatatttgatttcgttggaaagttacagccaaaagtatgaagtcacctcgaggggtatagtattgctgtaagaatttttaaacgcgtttttctcgaaaccatgttttttcatctggtggtgtagatatttttatttctagcatgtaaaaatgaattatctaaagcgttttttgatattttatttttgacgtaggactacgtctttcattaagggagccaaatcagaaaacaggtcacgtttttattaaataaagttaacgttaacaactatttttgctgcgaatggattttaacgatttacatatcgtcgctagcgtataagtattacatctcctctgaggaaaattctcagagtttttctgtgcccgaaacaacaaaggtcgcttattctgctcgttttgtttcCTATGTTTtatgtgcatctggcattgcaattaacacaaccatctgAGCCACGGCAAAGCAggcaaaaaagagaagagtgccaATGATTATATGTCGCtcctagccatcagtgtttggctttgtgtgtgttgcttgttatcgttgcgcgaaacttagatttcctgtacatgtgaatagcacattTGCGATACTTTTTGTCGACATTCGTATCTGCTcccgtgcgcatcggctctgtagctttgttgatggttttgaccgaaagtcgagaaacgatttttcataaacggtcattctcgcgatgtttcatttttatcactgtaaggcaaggcgcaaattgagacgcatatagcgcgagtaacttggcgcgatatagcgcctgtttttgtggctaatgaaaacagatagaacggcgcaaattggccagatgacgcgagatggtggagcgctcgtgagacacgactcgcacGACGcagtggctgaaccacagtttctcgtgctggtcatgccggttgtggtagttgtgttggtgaacaatcatgtagcgccgtgggtttgacactgtatggctgtactggtcgggtgattgtgttagtaaataaatatatcgcgcaactctgtgttaatcagtcattttATGCGAGTGGCAtattatttacaccaaactgcgactcaatatgcgctccaccacgctacgtttatggcacgtatgagtcgtgttggtagtctcgcgttcgcttacgagcgctatacgcttctcaatttgcgcctagcctaactgtgtgcatctgttagacgcgtgtttgatgtttGTTGACTGGCGATGTACGgtagatgcctctcgttaaatactcagtgcagtgcgtgcattgatataaagaaacaaattgcgacatatgactaaTTAGTGTATTgctctcgcaaaggcaagaaagaatcgttgcttctcgaaatgattctacaaaatcacgcaagccattaaacctctTCAGGGTCCCCGAAACTTTCTACtacagagttatttatgaaatttcgacgtattcgcaaataatatccgaaatgataaaccaacaaattaaaaaaaataaagattgcgtagtcctacgtcctatgtttctaaacagcgatttttcatgaaaaataattaatttttaacaaaaatggccgtcattttggcaatttttcaaaacttcaaaaacccctatgtaacgcctcaggtattgtcctaaagtttcgaaatgttcattggaattcgttctgtgaCATCCCGTTGCtttagaaccgataccaccaggtATCGGACATCATAGATTTTCGGACAGCAATTACGCacccagctgtcaacagcgtagtAATCATAATTCGTGCACCCAAAAagtggaaaatacatcttcgaaTATACCTtgaacaataatcaaaatacccgaacactccACTTTGCtcttaacatccgaaaaaaaaaatcacgaaaattcattattttcctacCTTCCAAACAGGGCTCTCCcctcagaaccgataccaccagtaagGTATAGATTTTCGGAAAGCAATTACGCacccagctgtcaacagcgtagtAATCATAATTCGTGCACCCAAAAagtggaaaatacatcttcgaatataccttaaacaataatcaaaatacccgaacactccACTTTGTtcttaacatccgaaaaaaaataacgaaaattcattatttaccTACCTTCCaaacaggggtccccccttaagtaACTTCGTTCGgaagtgttttgtttttgtatttttatcgTTTGCTTAAAGATGGATTAAAGCTCAGTTGAATTGTAAAGTAAAAAGAAAGGTTTTATTCATATTATTGAAGGGACCATTTTTATTCGAAATATCCGAgtgcaaaaaaatataatacaaTCACGAAGTTCGACTCATTTTGTCTCCCATTCACGATCGATGACGGGCACGATATCACCATCGTCTTTTGTTTCCTCAATATATTTGTACAATTCTTTCGTGAGCGGATATGTTTCTCCACCACAGTCTCCTCGATAATCGTCCAAATCCAGCGAAAATGCATACATTCCAGCCAGTTGTCTCTCCTTAACGAACTTAACCTTCTCCGCCACCGATCGGGTGTTCTCGTAACCGATCCATTCTCGACCAAAATATGCATATGGGCAAAGGCCGACATCATCCCATAACTCCCGCCACTTGGCACGTGGAGTCTTAAACTTGAGACAAATCTCAAAGTAACTCAAATAACCAGATTCATGCGTGTAGCGCCCGGCTGGACCTCCACTTTTGGTCGGGGACCCGAGTGCATTTTCCTGCGGGTTGGCCAGGATGAAAGTTCTGCCAAACATCGGCACTCCGAGCACTAGCTTACCAGGCGGGCATCCTTTCGAGGTCCACTGCTTAACTCCCTCGGGAATATTGATTCCCCGGAAGTTGCCAGTATCATGTGGACGGTCCGCCATAGGGCTGTGAATATCCGCAAAATTATTCCATGATCCACGCATGTCATATCCGAGCAGGTGAACAAAGTCAACGGCACTGGAAGCGCAAACAGTTCAATAGTGTCTCCAATATGATATTTTCTCGGCACACTTACTCGCACAACGCATCTATTTCGTACCCAACACCCAATCGAGATTTATCCGCAGGCCCTTGGATCGCCAGTTCCCATCCTCTGCCTCTCTTTTGGAATGCTCGCGAAAGCTCCTCTACCAGATAAATATAATTATCTTTATCGTTAACGCTGCCACCGCGCTCTGGATTTCCAGGGTACAGCCACGCAAGCTCTAACCCATCGAAACCATACCGTTCCAGGAATTTCACCACGCTCGCCACGAAGATCTGACGACGATTTCTACGCGCGGCCATCTTGCTGAATTTCTCGCCCCCGTGAGCCCATCCTCCGACGGCTATCGAAAGGCGCAGATGTGGGAACCGTTTCTTCAAATCTATAAAACGACCGTAACCATTTTGGATGACATCTATTTCGCGCTGTATCGGCGTTAATTCGAAGGTGTCTTCGTCGATACCGATAAAGTTATACACTAGATGAGTGCAAAGTTCTCCCGGAACGTCTTCTATGCGATACGACGCATCACCGGCGCGGCCTTGTGACCAAGTGGTGTAATGACACACCAGTCGCCGAGGCTTCTCTGAAAAAGGAGCATAATGTTTCacacttataattttttttcgattgcttTCCGCATCATGATGTTACCATCTCCGATTGTTCGCACCGGTGCAGTTAAGCCAAACAAAAATACTGCTAGCAGCGCCAGTCTACCTGTTGAAAGAATAACAAAACCTTAGGGTCGCCTGACAACTACTGTTGCGAAACGGGTTTTTAAATCATTGGGGGGATTCCCTGAAGTTATGGAAAGTAAACAAACAACAGAGAAACGTCGATCGACCGTTATCAGTTCGCTCGCCGAGATGCGATCAATGTCTTCTGGAGGTCTGAAAAAACGTATTATCTCCAGCAGTATTGATGACGTATTAAAACTAAGCACACGTCACACCGTTGCCCGCCACTTATTGCAAGTGCACTCACTGTGGTCGTGAATGCATGCAACGTTTTTTAGATCTACGTTCACGATATAGAGTGGCGATCGGACAGAAAAGCTTTACCTTCAAACTCCATGTTGCTGGACTGAAGATCCGACGAAAACTACGGCTCGATCAGTCGCACTGTTTTGTTTTGATCCGAAAATTTCAGAGAGGAGAGCGATAAATCATCATCTTCTCACGAGCTGTGAAACATAGCTTGAGATTGAACTCTCAAGCTAGCCTGAGTGGACAGTTCGCATTTTATAGCAGATTGATAGCGAATAATCAACTCTTCTTTTCCGTTTCGTGCTTTGCCAACGGATGATCTTTTTgctgtttgtttttcaaatgcacTGTGTTCGACATATCACGCGTGATTCGTGCCATGTGCCTAGATGGAAGTTGTGTAGTTTTCATTGCCATTTCATTATGGAAAGATATAAAAACAAACTTCGCTCATAACAAATTAATTTTATCATCCAAATCAATGATTTcttgaaaatgtgttttttttatgttttatcgAAAACTTATCTTTAGCAATGAGGTACATTTTTAGTTGGACGGATAGTCATAAGCAAAATTATATATTTAGTCCGATGAGCAGCCACAACCAATACAAGAACTGTCAATGCATCCCGAAAATTGTACTGTGGTGCGGTTTGTGGTCTGGAGGAACCATTGGAAAATTAAGATGAGAATAACgttactgtcaatttttttttccaaaatatatatttttatcacggctcatatggcgttagcctgacggggccgggaattcaatattttgacaatttttcttattatctttattagttataaagggtgtgtcacatcaaattgcatcacggaaaaaacgctgtagaaattcgcacagtagaccgatccttttgaaaattatagacagtaaaatataatcgtccaatatttttctattgggcgaagctccggcgcgttgggcgggttcatttcctttggcacgaaggtgaccccgttggcttcgaaccactccaacacgtcctttgaatagtggcacgaagcgagatccggccagaagatggtcgggccctcgtgctgcttcaatagtggtagtaagcgcgactgtaggcactccttaaggtaaacctgcccgtttaccgtgccggtcatcacgaagggggcgctccgctttccgcaagagcagatcgcttgccacaccatgtactttttggcaaacttggatagtttcagcttgcgaatctcctccggaacgctgaatttgtcctctgcggagaagaacaacaggcccggcagctgacgaaagtccgctttgacgtaggtttcgtcgtccattaccaggcaatgcggcttcgtcagcatttcggtgtacagcttccgggctcgcgtcttccccaccatgttttgcctttcgtcgcggttaggagccttctgaaccttgtatgtacgcaggccctcccgctgcttggtccgctggacgaatgaacttgacaaattcagcttataggcgacatcccggaccgaacttctcggatcacgtctaaactgcttaactacgcgcttgtgatctttttcactgacggagcatccattttgccgttcttcaccttccggtcgatggttaggttctcgaagtatcgttttagtactctgctgaccgtggattggacgattcccagcatcttaccgatgtcccgatatgacaactccggattctcggaatgagtgcgcaggattaattcacgacgctctttttcgttcgacgacatttttccaaatttacgaaaaattgacagtgaagcatggccaacatgatctatacactcttatctgattataagcgatagctgaagatataattcctaaaaattaaatttctacagcgttttttccgtgatgtaatttgatgtgacacaccctttatgtaaccgattactcgcgtttggctcgaggttagtattgcAAGTGTGCTCGTAATTGGggtgttgctgtctccaatgctctggacgtgtgcccgacacgggataccccctattgggatgcagctgaccattaatcagcaacgtccccttagtctgtaccccatatctagcttctcgactcgaggaatccaggatagaatgatcactagccggcacaatcatcagctcgtgtagagttgtcatgagctgaaactaaaattcataacttacttttgaacaaagtttgataggTTATGTTAATTCTAATTAATATTGTTATATAGAACGTTTCATAAAACATAACTTGACTTCTCGCACATCGAGTGGACAAATGTGGGCTCCCATTCCAATCATAAAATCTaccaaactgaaatgagaacaATGAAGTTTGACTATGAAGATTTGGcaatgcacgggccaaaggttgtgcagtccactgatcattcaacaagagccaaaggttgtaccgctcatgacaactctacacgagctgatgattgcgccggctagtgaccattctatcctggattcctcgagtcgagaaagacgcaccacgctagatatggggtacagactaggggggcgttgctgattaatggtcagctgcatcccaataggaagtagcccgtgtcgggcacacgcatagagcatcgaagactgcaacataccaattatgagaacacttgtaatactaacctcgagccaaccgcgagtaatcggttacatattactaacatagttgtaagacaaaaattgtcaaaatattggactcccggccccgtcaggctaacgccacatgtgccttaataaaaaatatattttgggaaaaaaaaaataaaacataacttggggttttgaagtttatttcaatagatgtgaacaaagaatattcgaactaaattttatgattttCGAAATGATAATTTGCTTCATAAACCGCTGAGTGTCACGAATGTACCAGTTCTTCCTCAAAAACggaactcaatttgtttatttaagctatgaagttttggttgtaactcaaaccatatccacaaaactaattattgaaacggaAGACCGGAacgatctaggttaatctattgtatagtataggcccaaattttagaatttgggCCTATACACAATGTCACGATCAGGACGGCGCCATTGGTTGTGTGgatagcgtaacagcctcacaatccgatcggcctgggttcaatcccagcatttgtcgttgggattttctgaggcgaaaaatctctggttacgtcttccttcggaggggaagttaaagaagttggcccggctcatgagttgttgagtctgataggtaggaacaggtggagtcgcctccctgatgtcggtgattggcactaaaagtggctgaaataggccgacgaaaaattagcgaagataaaaaaaataatgtcacGATCATTAGAattctcgagcgcaaatgaactaacgtcttctagagacaatatgtattcagaccgcttgatgttctccagaatttgaagtaaaagtcgctttgttgttaatttttttctatatacTTGTGAATTTCCGGCttggaaaaatctgaaaaaagcaAGTGAAGAACCCCGAGACAAAAGTCTCCgttgattactaagaacaaaaatgaacaagtgacactgataaaaaGCGAGCGAATGACACTCAGACAAAAGTcctacttcttttgacgatattttcggccaatagttagaatttcatggaaaataTCTCTCAAAAAACCACGTACGCTattatactgaaatgtcttccatatttcataatgtcttcaaaatgtcttcacagtaagtcaaatgtcttcaaacctggcatctctggttccaaatttcatatcaatcggtcaacaggaagggtgttgaatttctattgatgtgaaACAGTgttacagacaaagttacaaaagtAACGGGTGAAGCCAAATAAAAACGtttaataaaaccgtttaaaaagtgtttcgatgattggattgttcgttggaaaaagtgtattgcttgtAAATTCCCGGTGAATATGTGACAAAATGCATAGAGTAATACCACATCATCTTTCGGAGCAATTCAAGTTTCGGAAGGGCAATTCTTCAGTTCAACGGATGGTTCGTGTAAAAAGTAAAAGAAATCGGGGGCGTTACAACTGTTCAACTGCCAACATGGATAAAACTTTTGTAAATGCTTTGTCGGGAATGACTGCCATTGATATCAAGATGCTTTGCTGTGGATATTGTGGCAAATCATCTCACACACAGTGCTCTAGAGTGTCACGTGCTCTGACGTGTTACTTCACCTCACATCGGAAGAACCTGTTTCGGATGTGTGATCAATGCGCAGAGCTTTTCGAGAACTCGCATCTCCGTTCGATCACCAACTTGGCCAATGAGAAATCACCTATAGTTTCCTCAACGGAAGCTATCAGCAACCTGCAAACGGAAATCAAGCAGTTATCATCGAAGCCTGTTCCATCAATCCTGTATCCTATTGAACCAACTCGTCGTTCAAAGCGGTTCCGGGGATCCGACTCTCCGGTGCTTAAAACATCCGAGTGTCAGGCTGGTTCAAAATTGTTGGGTCAGAATGTTGTTTCGGTGCATATCTGTGTACAACCAGAGATCAAATTCTAGCTTTATTTATCACTGCATCGTCGAATTAaggattttttcccaaaatgtgGAAGCATTCCTATATGTTTCCAATTCATAAGAGGGATGACAAACGTGATGTAACAAACTACCGTGGCATAACAAGTCTTTCTGCtgcttcaaaaatatttgagataATTGTGAAAGATGCtacctcttttgaggccaacttagtatcaccaagagcgttttgcatggaccggaacagatgataatcacttggagccaggtccggactatacggtgggtgcaataggacatcccatccgagctcccgtagcttctggcgtgtcatcaaagatgtgtgaggccgagcgttgtcctagtggaaaacaacaccattcctattgatcatttctggccgcttctggtcaatcgcctgcttcaaacggtcaagctgctcacagtagagaaccgagttgagggtatggctatagttgagcagctcatagtggatgattcccttccaatcccaccaaacacacagcaaaaccttcctggccgtcaatccgggtttggcaatggtttgggccggctcaccgcgcttcgaccacgacttttttcgctttaggttgtcgtacgtgatccacttttcatcaccagtcaccatcttcttcaaaaatgggtccagttcgttccgtttcagcagtgcatcgcaggcgttgaatCGGTTTAAAAGACTTTTTTGCGTccactcgtgtggcacccatacatccagcttttttttggaatccaatcttctgcaaatggttccaaacggttttatggtctatacccagttcctggccaatcgagcgaatgctcacatgccggtctacttggatgatttcaacgattttatcggatTCCACGACggttggcctaccagtacggggtgtgtCTTCGACatccactacaccagaacgaaatcgatcaaaccaacgctgtgctgtgcgaatcgttacagtatcgggtccataaacttcaCAAATTTTTTCGGTCGACTTCGTTgaagttttacctcgcaggtagtaaaatatggcgaatttcttgcttggtggactccatctttgaggcactataacttgagactgaaaaggacaatcacaacactgtcaaaacgacacttgtagcacagattgtcgtctttaaatagccgtattgTATGACCCGATgggataagtacaacacaagatatgtttaagtgttaccatatattgacaatatacgacattccccaacccaatattacatatatttactgaattttatgtctatttattgatgagaaaattatGTCAAGTTTATTCACTTTACTTGAATGAAGATAAATGTTTTAAAGAAATTGGGCTTTAAGGGTCGACGGTATCGATTCACTCTGGAGaaggggtctcttgctcaaaatagtttgagagtcCCAGGACTAGCGAACTGGCTCAAATCATACCTGTTCAACCGAACTCTCCGCGTTAAGCTGGAATTTTGCATCTCTGCGCCATTCATCGCAACGTCGGATGTTTCTCAGGGCAGCAATTTAGGACCATTGCTGTTCATAAAACGACGTAAACTTTATTCTTCTGAGTGGTTGTGGGCTCACATATGCCGATGACCAAAAAATCTACATCGTCGTCAAGAACATCGAAAATCGTCTTTGGCTTCAAGAAATGTTCAATCTTTTCGGTAACTGGTGCCCCGTGAACAAACTTTTCAGTCAGTATGTCTAAATGGGtagtaatgactttttttttgaaaaaaaaaaaacaaaagtagtctacaaaagtttgagcgtcgcgcgtgTACcgcagatataaaggatattaaattgaaagattttgaagtgccgctctaggattttttcgcaaaggaaattttctcgatttctcagAACGAGGATATTCAtaatcaatccaaaacaaggctggcggttggacttgtgctctggtggatcacttggctgcaagggcctcgtcgggaccgtatcggttttgtggcggacatgactgagtattggcttgttttttgacattaaaATGAATTAcctttagataactcgtcttgctcaaacctctgtatgggaaggaggcgggaccatcatcatcatcgagcATGGACACCGATTACATTCGACTACACGATTAATGAAGTTGTACTGGAGAGAGTTGAACAAGTAAGTGACTTGGCAATTATGTTTGACCCAAAGCTTGCTTCTGACTTGCGTCGATCAATGGTAATCAGTAAGGGGAATCGGCAGCTAGGATTTATATCTAGAATTTCGAGAGATTTTTGCAACCCGTACTACTTAAAAGCACTATACTGCTCACTTGTGCGACCAATTGTCGAGGTCATTCGTCGAGCCCTGAGGCAACTTCCTCGGAGAGATCCTCTAAGTTTGTTTCAGTATGCAGAAAGATGTCGTTTGCTGAGTATGAATGCATTAGAACGCCGCAACTTTCGTTGCAAAGATTTTGACCAATATAATAGACTCCTTCTACATACTCCCGCAATTGAATCTGCGTGCACCAAGCAGATCTCACCGGTCAACGTACCTGTTGCGGCATGACCCAAAGCGCACTTCTTATGGACAACACGAGCCTGTTACGAGTATgaatgttttcatcagttgaggTGCTTTTTGAGTTTGGAGAACTGATTCAAGGTTCATATAGTATTAAACCCCCTAATTCATTAAGGCTTATGTCAGATTAATGTAtcttataataaaataaaataaaaatacgtaGCGTATCTTCCAAGCTGGAAAATAAAGATGAAGAAAGGTAAAATACAAGTTATTTTCTTGAGGCATCGCCCATCACAGAAGTTATCACATACACTAGATTGCTACATCAGTATGCATGGCTGCCCGGTAAAATGAATCTGCGATGTAAATGACCTTGGTGTCACTATCGATGAGCTTACACGATTTTAGATTGTCTTCAATTTTTGCCTATTTCAAGAAAAGAATCAGTATCAAACtttgtgtgaaaaacaaaataaagtacGCGAGAGCATATTGTTTGCAGAGCCCCATTTCTATACTAATTTACTAACAAATCTCCCAATTTTCTTTCGTGGAAGTGCTTGCAAAGATGACGAAATGTTGgttaaatttttcttattacATATTAATGAAAAGGCACAACTTCAAATAATAGTTATTTCTAATTAATATTTCGggttaatattgagaaaaaatccaaaagggGGGTTTTGAGGaacactttcattaaaaaagtttTGCGGAGAAATGCGGGGCAATTTTTATAATTCCATCCGAAGCAAAATTAAACTTCCAAAATAGTAC
Protein-coding sequences here:
- the LOC129774793 gene encoding endochitinase-like, whose protein sequence is MEFEGRLALLAVFLFGLTAPVRTIGDEKPRRLVCHYTTWSQGRAGDASYRIEDVPGELCTHLVYNFIGIDEDTFELTPIQREIDVIQNGYGRFIDLKKRFPHLRLSIAVGGWAHGGEKFSKMAARRNRRQIFVASVVKFLERYGFDGLELAWLYPGNPERGGSVNDKDNYIYLVEELSRAFQKRGRGWELAIQGPADKSRLGVGYEIDALCDAVDFVHLLGYDMRGSWNNFADIHSPMADRPHDTGNFRGINIPEGVKQWTSKGCPPGKLVLGVPMFGRTFILANPQENALGSPTKSGGPAGRYTHESGYLSYFEICLKFKTPRAKWRELWDDVGLCPYAYFGREWIGYENTRSVAEKVKFVKERQLAGMYAFSLDLDDYRGDCGGETYPLTKELYKYIEETKDDGDIVPVIDREWETK